Proteins from one Malaya genurostris strain Urasoe2022 chromosome 2, Malgen_1.1, whole genome shotgun sequence genomic window:
- the LOC131431900 gene encoding adult cuticle protein 1-like codes for MKCFVALVIAAISMVTDGAAVPLLYAAGPIAIPAPAGLAIPGATVVQSNPALAHLLPAPGAIAVDVSGVPSVVVAHAPVAPAVVAVAPVPVAATSVSATRGAVHVAPLPGHSVSQQQLNLAPAPGSV; via the exons ATGAAG TGCTTCGTTGCCTTAGTGATCGCTGCCATTTCGATGGTTACCGATGGCGCCGCTGTTCCATTACTCTATGCAGCCGGACCGATTGCCATACCCGCTCCGGCCGGTTTGGCCATTCCCGGTGCAACCGTTGTCCAATCGAATCCTGCTCTAGCGCATCTTTTGCCAGCGCCCGGTGCAATTGCGGTCGATGTTTCCGGAGTTCCATCGGTGGTCGTAGCTCACGCCCCAGTAGCCCCAGCCGTTGTCGCAGTGGCCCCAGTCCCGGTCGCTGCTACTTCCGTTTCCGCCACACGAGGTGCCGTTCACGTTGCCCCTCTACCGGGACATTCGGTTTCGCAGCAACAACTGAACTTGGCCCCTGCCCCAGGATCGGTGTGA